The Sphingosinithalassobacter sp. CS137 genome includes a region encoding these proteins:
- a CDS encoding TIGR00730 family Rossman fold protein, with amino-acid sequence MRRVAVYCGSATPADPVYLEAARSVGRGLAERGIGVVYGGGRLGLMGAVADAALEAGGEVIGVIPQALVDAEVAHRGLTALETVQTMHERKARFTELADGFINLPGGTGTMDELFEALSWAQLGYHGDPIGLLNVAGYYDKLVEFWDHMGVTGFVRPQHRGLLIVEAELQPLLDRMAGFEPAVPIIRMTREQL; translated from the coding sequence ATGCGCCGCGTGGCGGTGTATTGCGGATCGGCGACGCCCGCCGATCCGGTCTATCTGGAAGCGGCGCGATCGGTGGGGCGGGGCCTTGCCGAGCGCGGGATCGGCGTGGTCTATGGCGGCGGGCGGCTGGGGCTGATGGGCGCGGTCGCCGATGCGGCGCTGGAAGCCGGCGGCGAGGTGATCGGCGTGATCCCGCAGGCGCTGGTCGACGCCGAAGTGGCGCACCGCGGGCTCACCGCGCTCGAAACCGTTCAGACGATGCACGAGCGCAAGGCGCGGTTCACCGAACTGGCGGACGGTTTCATCAATCTGCCCGGCGGCACCGGCACGATGGACGAGCTGTTCGAGGCGCTGAGCTGGGCGCAGCTCGGCTATCATGGCGATCCGATCGGGCTGCTCAATGTCGCCGGCTATTACGACAAGCTGGTCGAATTCTGGGACCATATGGGCGTCACGGGCTTCGTGCGGCCGCAGCACCGGGGGCTGCTGATCGTCGAAGCCGAACTGCAGCCGTTGCTCGATCGGATGGCCGGTTTCGAGCCGGCGGTTCCGATCATCCGGATGACGCGCGAGCAATTGTGA
- a CDS encoding phytoene desaturase → MKQAAVIGAGFGGLALAIRLQSAGVDTTILEARDKPGGRAYFWEKDGFTFDAGPTVITAPEALAELWQISGHDIAEDVKLVPVSPFYRLDWPDGTRFDYSNDDAQLRAEIARLDPEDVDGYRRFLAYSEAVYREGYVKLGHVAFLDFASMVKAAPALAQHQAWRSVYSMVSRFVKNEKLRQALSFHTLLVGGDPMKTSAIYALIHKLERDGGVWFAMGGTNRLVAAMVTHFERLGGTLRLGDPVAAIDTLGDRVTGVRTQSGFELKVDALASNADVVHSYRHLLKESRSARRTASRLERKRFSPSLFVVHFGVEGACPDVPHHSILFGPRYKGLLADIYDHGVLSEDFSLYLHHPTATDPSMAPPDHATFYALAPVPHLGKFPADWSEIGPMLEERILAEVEKRMVPKLRERIVTRFHYAPPDFTHDLNAHLGSAFSLEPILTQSAWFRVHNRDDRIGNLYFVGAGTHPGAGIPGVVGSAKATAALMLEGA, encoded by the coding sequence GTGAAGCAGGCAGCAGTGATCGGGGCCGGATTCGGCGGCCTCGCGCTGGCGATCCGTCTCCAGTCGGCGGGCGTCGACACCACCATTCTCGAGGCGCGGGACAAACCGGGCGGGCGCGCCTATTTCTGGGAGAAGGACGGCTTTACCTTCGACGCGGGCCCGACGGTCATCACGGCGCCCGAGGCGCTGGCCGAGCTGTGGCAGATCAGCGGTCACGACATCGCCGAGGACGTGAAGCTGGTTCCGGTATCCCCCTTCTACCGGCTCGACTGGCCCGACGGGACGCGGTTCGACTATTCGAACGACGATGCGCAGCTGCGCGCCGAGATCGCGCGGCTCGACCCCGAGGATGTCGACGGGTACCGCCGCTTCCTCGCCTATTCCGAGGCCGTGTATCGCGAAGGCTATGTGAAGCTCGGCCATGTCGCCTTCCTCGATTTCGCGTCGATGGTGAAGGCGGCCCCGGCGCTGGCGCAGCACCAGGCGTGGCGATCGGTCTATTCGATGGTGTCGCGCTTCGTGAAGAACGAGAAGCTGCGCCAGGCGCTGTCGTTCCACACGCTGCTGGTGGGCGGCGACCCGATGAAGACCAGCGCGATCTATGCGCTGATCCACAAGCTCGAGCGCGACGGCGGCGTATGGTTCGCGATGGGGGGCACCAACCGGCTGGTCGCGGCGATGGTGACTCACTTCGAGCGGCTGGGCGGGACGCTGCGGCTCGGCGATCCGGTAGCGGCGATCGACACGCTGGGCGACCGAGTGACAGGCGTTCGCACGCAATCCGGCTTCGAGCTCAAGGTCGATGCGCTGGCGAGCAACGCCGATGTGGTGCACAGCTATCGCCACTTGCTCAAGGAATCGCGCAGCGCGCGGCGGACCGCGTCGCGGCTCGAGCGCAAGCGCTTCTCGCCCTCGCTGTTCGTGGTGCATTTCGGCGTGGAGGGCGCCTGCCCCGACGTGCCGCACCACAGCATCCTGTTCGGCCCGCGCTACAAGGGGCTGCTTGCCGACATCTACGACCACGGCGTGCTGAGCGAGGATTTCTCGCTCTACCTCCACCACCCGACCGCGACCGACCCGTCGATGGCGCCGCCCGATCACGCGACCTTCTATGCGCTGGCGCCGGTGCCGCATCTGGGGAAATTTCCCGCCGACTGGTCCGAGATCGGACCGATGCTGGAGGAGCGCATCCTGGCCGAAGTAGAGAAGCGCATGGTGCCGAAGCTGCGCGAACGGATCGTCACGCGCTTCCACTATGCGCCGCCCGATTTCACGCACGATCTCAACGCCCATCTCGGCTCGGCGTTCAGCCTGGAGCCGATCCTGACGCAGAGCGCCTGGTTCCGCGTCCACAATCGCGACGACCGGATCGGCAACCTCTATTTCGTCGGCGCAGGCACGCATCCCGGCGCGGGCATTCCCGGCGTGGTGGGAAGCGCCAAGGCGACTGCGGCGCTGATGCTGGAAGGCGCCTGA
- a CDS encoding phytoene/squalene synthase family protein, with the protein MVSAQPSRAAIVATAQESIARGSKSFAAASRLFDRATRERAWLLYAWCRRCDDLADGQEHGHGAVPVRNPQERLALIRGATATALAGEQVGDPAFDALRIVARETRLPHGFANDLVEGFALDADDWRPRSEADLMRYCYHVAGAVGCMMAVIMGVDPADDETLDRACDLGLAFQLANIARDIEADDRIGRCYLPMEWLAEMDIPPGQHMKPPFRSRLTVLARRLAERAQAYEASARRGTPALPLRSAWAVLAAAGIYGDIAREVAARGEHAWDHRVHTGRLAKLGWIAKARWQAATRARRYPPAPRDSELWTRPRHAR; encoded by the coding sequence ATTGTGAGCGCCCAGCCGTCCCGCGCCGCGATCGTCGCCACCGCACAGGAATCGATCGCGCGCGGTTCGAAGAGCTTTGCCGCCGCGTCGCGGCTGTTCGACCGCGCAACGCGCGAGCGCGCCTGGCTGCTCTATGCCTGGTGCCGCCGCTGCGACGATCTGGCCGACGGGCAGGAGCATGGCCATGGCGCGGTTCCGGTGCGCAATCCGCAGGAGCGGCTGGCGCTGATCCGCGGGGCGACGGCGACCGCATTGGCGGGCGAGCAGGTCGGTGATCCGGCGTTCGACGCGCTGCGGATCGTCGCGCGCGAAACGCGCCTGCCGCACGGCTTCGCCAATGATCTGGTCGAAGGGTTCGCGCTCGACGCCGACGACTGGCGACCGCGCAGCGAGGCCGATCTGATGCGCTATTGCTATCATGTCGCCGGCGCGGTCGGATGCATGATGGCAGTGATCATGGGCGTCGATCCCGCCGACGACGAGACGCTCGACCGCGCCTGCGACCTGGGCCTCGCCTTTCAGCTCGCCAACATCGCGCGCGACATCGAGGCCGACGACCGCATCGGCCGATGCTATCTGCCGATGGAGTGGCTCGCCGAGATGGACATTCCGCCCGGACAGCACATGAAGCCGCCCTTCCGAAGCCGCCTGACGGTGCTCGCACGACGGTTGGCCGAGCGGGCGCAGGCCTATGAGGCGAGCGCGCGACGCGGCACGCCCGCGCTGCCGCTGCGATCGGCCTGGGCGGTGCTGGCGGCGGCCGGCATCTACGGCGACATCGCCCGCGAAGTCGCCGCGCGCGGCGAGCACGCGTGGGATCACCGGGTCCACACCGGGCGCCTCGCGAAGCTGGGCTGGATCGCAAAGGCGCGCTGGCAGGCGGCGACCCGCGCGCGGCGCTATCCGCCGGCGCCGCGCGATTCCGAGCTCTGGACGCGGCCGCGCCACGCCCGATAG